The Zalophus californianus isolate mZalCal1 chromosome X, mZalCal1.pri.v2, whole genome shotgun sequence genome window below encodes:
- the LOC113931143 gene encoding tubulin alpha-1C chain-like — translation MRECISIHVGQAGVQIGNACWELYCLEHSIQSDGQMPSDKTIGGGDDSFNTFFSETGAGKHVPRAMFVDREPVVIAEVRTGTYQQLFHPEQLITGKEDAANNYARGHYIIGKEIIDLVLDRIWKLADQCTSLQGILVFHSFGGGTGFGFTSLLMERLSVDYGKKSKPEFSMYPAPQVSTAVVEPYNSILTTHTTLEHSDCAFMVDNEAIYDICRRNLDIERPTYAKLNCLISQIVSSITASLRFDGALNVDLTEFQTNLAPYPRIHFPLATYAPVMSAEEAYHEPLSVGETTNANFEPANQMGKCDPRHGKHMACCLLYRGDMVPKDVNAAIATIKTKRATQFVDWCPTGFKVGIRYQPPTVVPGGDLAKVQRALSMLSNTTAIAEACARLDHKSDLMYAKRAFVHWYVGEGMEEGEFSEAREDMAALEKDYEEVGADSAEGEDKGEEY, via the coding sequence ATGCGTGAGTGCATCTCCATCCACGTGGGCCAGGCTGGTGTCCAGATCGGCAATGCCTGCTGGGAGCTCTATTGCTTGGAACACAGCATCCAGTCCGATGGTCAGATGCCAAGTGACAAGACCATCGGGGGAGGAGATGACTCCTTCAACACCTTCTTCAGTGAGACGGGTGCTGGCAAGCATGTGCCCAGGGCCATGTTTGTAGACCGGGAACCCGTGGTCATTGCTGAAGTTCGCACCGGCACCTACCAGCAGCTCTTCCACCCTGAACAGCTCATCACCGGCAAGGAGGATGCTGCCAACAACTACGCCCGAGGGCACTACATCATCGGCAAGGAGATCATAGACCTTGTCTTGGACCGCATTTGGAAGCTGGCTGACCAGTGCACGAGTCTTCAGGGCATCTTGGTTTTCCACAGCTTTGGAGGGGGAACTGGTTTCGGGTTTACCTCCCTGCTGATGGAACGTCTCTCTGTCGATTATGGCAAGAAGTCCAAGCCGGAGTTCTCCATGTACCCAGCTCCCCAGGTTTCCACAGCTGTAGTTGAGCCCTACAACTCCATCCTCACTACCCATACCACCCTGGAGCACTCTGATTGTGCCTTCATGGTAGACAATGAGGCCATCTATGACATCTGTCGTAGAAACCTCGATATTGAACGCCCAACCTACGCTAAACTTAACTGCCTTATTAGCCAGATTGTATCCTCCATCACTGCTTCCCTCAGATTTGATGGAGCCCTGAATGTTGATCTGACAGAATTCCAGACCAACCTGGCGCCCTATCCCCGCATCCACTTCCCTCTGGCCACCTACGCCCCTGTCATGTCTGCTGAGGAAGCCTACCATGAACCGCTTTCTGTAGGAGAGACCACCAACGCAAACTTTGAGCCAGCCAACCAGATGGGGAAATGTGACCCTCGCCATGGTAAACACATGGCCTGCTGCCTGTTGTACCGTGGTGACATGGTTcccaaagatgtcaatgctgccatTGCCACCATCAAGACCAAGCGTGCCACCCAGTTTGTGGACTGGTGCCCCACTGGCTTCAAAGTGGGCATTCGTTACCAGCCTCCCACTGTGGTGCCCGGTGGAGACCTGGCCAAGGTACAGCGAGCTCTGAGCATGCTGAGCAACACCACAGCTATTGCTGAGGCTTGCGCTCGCCTGGACCACAAGTCTGACCTGATGTATGCCAAGCGTGCCTTTGTTCACTGGTATGTGGGGGAGGGcatggaggaaggagagtttTCTGAGGCCCGTGAGGACATGGCTGCCCTTGAGAAGGATTATGAGGAGGTTGGAGCGGATAGTGCTGAGGGAGAGGATAAAGGTGAAGAGTATTAA